The proteins below are encoded in one region of Saccopteryx leptura isolate mSacLep1 chromosome 1, mSacLep1_pri_phased_curated, whole genome shotgun sequence:
- the LOC136389148 gene encoding tripartite motif-containing protein 60-like: protein MAFAASVAELQAEASCPLCHDYLKDPVTIYCGHNFCLSCIRQCWKELQDVFPCPLCLHHCPDRNFKKNTQLCHVTDIVKQIPATRSKRILQEEKSLCEKHNKVLILFCYEDLELLCPQCVVSFDHRNHQLIPIEEAAVKHRRNLRSYIEPLMVEVEDAEMGFENQIAKTFEVQREVENWRKELHYEYKELKCSLEVEKDGINTSFLKEETVVEKKLTENRRKISNHMVMLNNLLSEIAEKYLQTDLDLLTGIKNIHNRYENLETPAVFSYKLKREFCPLPPHYFGFFKMVSTFYVDLTLDPETAHPSLIISRDRKTVTYRTPSGHHPRAGTSYPAVLSSEGFDAGRHFWEVEVRGKGEWSLGVCKDSTCRNAPRSSSPANSCWHIELCTSICGTCTRGHIMRVGIFLDYELGEVSFYNMNNRSYLYRATDRFTEKLLPYFSSAYSSKSLTLSIVRDE from the coding sequence ATGGCCTTTGCAGCCTCCGTGGCTGAGCTGCAGGCAGAGGCCAGCTGCCCTCTCTGCCACGATTACCTGAAAGACCCAGTGACCATTTATTGTGGTCACAACTTCTGTCTCTCCTGCATCCGCCAGTGCTGGAAAGAACTACAGGATGTctttccctgtcctctctgcctccaccaCTGCCCTGACAGAAATTTCAAGAAGAACACCCAATTATGCCACGTGACTGATATTGTTAAGCAGATTCCCGCCACAAGGAGTAAGAGGATATTACAGGAAGAAAAATCCCTGTGTGAGAAGCACAATAAGGTTTTGATCCTTTTTTGTTATGAGGACCTGGAGCTGTTGTGTCCCCAGTGCGTGGTCTCATTTGACCACCGGAACCATCAGCTGATACCCATTGAGGAAGCTGCAGTTAAACACAGGAGGAACCTCAGAAGCTACATTGAGCCCCTCATGGTGGAGGTTGAAGATGCTGAAATGGGTTTTGAAAACCAAATTGCAAAAACTTTCGAAGTGCAGAGAGAGGTGGAAAATTGGAGGAAAGAATTACACTATgaatataaagaactcaagtGTTCCTTGGAAGTAGAGAAAGATGGTATTAATACTAGCTTCCTTAAGGAAGAGACAGTTGTTgaaaaaaaactaacagaaaatagaaggaaaatttcAAACCATATGGTCATGCTAAACAATCTGTTAAGTGAAATAGCAGAGAAATATTTGCAGACAGACCTGGATTTACTCACAGGAATTAAAAATATCCACAACAGGTATGAAAACTTAGAGACCCCAGCAGtcttttcatataaattaaagAGGGAGTTTTGCCCTCTCCCTCCAcattattttggcttttttaaaaTGGTCAGCACATTTTATGTAGATTTGACACTAGATCCTGAAACTGCCCATCCAAGTCTCATTATCTCAAGAGATAGAAAAACTGTGACATATAGAACACCAAGTGGTCATCATCCCCGGGCAGGAACCTCTTACCCAGCTGTCCTCAGTTCTGAGGGATTTGATGCTGGCAGGCATTTTTGGGAGGTAGAAGTAAGAGGCAAAGGTGAATGGTCCTTAGGTGTGTGTAAAGACTCTACCTGTAGAAATGCTCCCAGATCATCATCCCCAGCCAATAGCTGCTGGCACATTGAGCTTTGCACTAGCATATGCGGAACATGCACTAGAGGACATATCATGCGTGTTGGCATTTTTCTGGACTATGAATTGGGAGAGGTTTCATTCTATAATATGAATAACAGGTCTTACTTGTATAGAGCCACTGataggtttacagaaaaacttTTGCCTTATTTCTCCAGTGCATATTCTTCAAAATCTCTTACACTCAGTATTGTCAGAGATGAGTGA
- the LOC136389150 gene encoding tripartite motif-containing protein 75-like, producing the protein MAVETALTGLQAEINCPVCLDDLRDPVTIECGHNFCRSCIQRSWVDLKGRFPCPVCRHPCQERHLRSNTQLRRMIDIAKLLQVTRSKKKRQEERHLCRKHNQVLTLFCEEDLKVLCPLCAQPPDHEGHQVRPIEEAAPHHRQRLSSYIEPLKQHVADVQNLIITQDRKLLKLKEKVQHRRWKLASEFEQLTQSIEREQEAVLSRLVEEEKDIRQKLFVNITAFSDHIFTLKGVLTEVAEMSVMPDLRLLSDIKGLFYHCGRLRPPDVYLAQLKREGCSLPPQYLALQKIIQKFTEEFTLDPETAHPHLLVSEDKKSVTFVRKRLRVPWNPKRFMVDPVVLGSEGFNCGRHYWEVQVDDKPEWAVGVCEDSLTRKRNQRPPGWNSCWMIQLYNGDYMARGSVPVSLMLKERPRGIGIYVDYELSQVSFYSLNDRSHIHSFRDTFSEVLKPYFYMGCDPKPLTICAVRDYRG; encoded by the coding sequence ATGGCGGTTGAAACAGCCCTGACAGGACTCCAGGCAGAAATCAATTGTCCTGTCTGTCTGGATGACCTGAGAGACCCTGTCACAATCGAATGTGGGCACAACTTCTGTCGCTCCTGCATCCAACGGTCCTGGGTTGATCTAAAGGGCAGGTTCCCTTGCCCAGTGTGCCGTCACCCATGCCAAGAGAGGCATTTGAGGAGTAACACCCAGCTAAGAAGGATGATTGACATTGCCAAGCTTCTCCAGGTCACCAGGAGCAAGAAGAAGCGGCAGGAAGAGAGGCACTTATGCAGGAAGCACAACCAGGTCCTGACCCTCTTCTGTGAGGAGGACCTAAAGGTGTTGTGTCCCCTGTGCGCTCAGCCCCCTGACCACGAGGGCCACCAGGTGAGGCCCATAGAGGAGGCTGCCCCTCATCACAGGCAAAGGCTCAGCAGTTACATTGAGCCCCTGAAGCAGCACGTGGCAGACGTTCAGAATCTAATAATCACCCAAGACAGGAAGCTATTAAAACTGAAAGAGAAGGTGCAACACCGGAGGTGGAAGTTAGCCTCTGAATTTGAGCAGCTGACGCAATCTATAGAACGTGAGCAAGAGGCAGTTCTCTCAAGGTTAGTTGAAGAAGAGAAGGATATTCGACAGAAACTCTTTGTAAATATAACTGCATTTTCAGACCACATATTCACCCTCAAAGGTGTACTAACGGAGGTGGCAGAGATGAGTGTGATGCCAGATTTGAGATTGCTGAGTGATATCAAGGGTCTTTTCTACCATTGTGGAAGACTGAGACCCCCAGATGTCTATTTGGCCCAGTTAAAGAGAGAGGGATGTAGTCTTCCTCCACAGTATTTGGCTCTGcagaaaattatacaaaaatttaCAGAAGAATTTACCCTTGATCCCGAGACAGCACATCCTCATCTGCTTGTGTCTGAGGATAAAAAGTCTGTGACATTTGTGAGGAAAAGGCTAAGAGTTCCTTGGAATCCAAAGAGATTTATGGTCGATCCAGTTGTCCTGGGTTCCGAAGGGTTTAACTGTGGCCGCCATTACTGGGAGGTCCAGGTGGATGACAAGCCTGAGTGGGCCGTGGGCGTTTGTGAAGACTCCCTTACCAGGAAGAGAAATCAGCGGCCGCCAGGATGGAACAGCTGTTGGATGATTCAGCTGTACAATGGTGACTATATGGCACGAGggtctgttcctgtctcccttATGCTGAAGGAGAGGCCCAGAGGAATTGGCATCTATGTAGATTATGAGTTGAGTCAGGTTTCGTTTTACAGCTTGAATGACAGGTCTCACATCCATTCTTTCAGGGATACATTTTCTGAAGTGTTAAAGCCTTACTTCTATATGGGATGTGATCCTAAACCTCTTACAATCTGTGCTGTAAGAGATTACAGAGGATGA